In one window of Helianthus annuus cultivar XRQ/B chromosome 17, HanXRQr2.0-SUNRISE, whole genome shotgun sequence DNA:
- the LOC110922536 gene encoding phosphate transporter PHO1 homolog 10 isoform X2, producing the protein MKFGKEFKQQKVPEWTDAYVDYNGLKRILHKVRQFRQRQRPPTPMRISQQLSLYKPFSGLDVKSSPEETKNDVEDQVIAVETVQNGDSREVYNTNFLPSTNEGEESEVTFFEKLDEELNKVNTFYRDKVEEVIEEAASLNKQMNALIALRIKVKQPDIKKCHILRKVSTDSSSTESSKSDSPNREDTLESRHVGSKIDVEGIDDAYRNGVNPDNNESDPLDVLDRVRINNTLESPMSTIRSVLNDSKDKDLRFKKEELKEAEGQLKVAFVEFYRKLHLLKHYSYVNLLAFSKILKKYEKIALRRAARSYMKTVDDSYIGSSDEVTLLLDRVESTFSKYFANSNRREGMKVLRPKRKREKHRVTFFSGFFSGCSIALLIAIILLIQARKVTTRKEHSMYIDNVFPLYSLYAYIILHMLMYAANIYFWKHCRINYSFIFGFNQGTELSYQDVFLFSTGLAVLTLGTFLVHVHMKVDSVNAVYSKYTELVPLGLLIVFVAIFLCPFNILYKSSRLFLMRSLFHCICAPLYKLTSQVQAMRCLEFYICYYGMRWYTKEEKCHHLDLYNFFYIIMAVIPYWIRFLQCVRRLFEEKDWVHLVNGSRYFLTIVAVVVRTVFELKMKKSWKVLALVSSVAAILFNTYWDIAIDWGLLQRKSNNMFLRNKLAVSHKYVYFVVMVLDIVLRLAWLQLVVKFNIRALKGTVISALFSSLEIFRRGVWMFFRLENEHLNNVGKYRAFKSVPLPFSYYEEDENEKKDE; encoded by the exons ATGAAGTTTGGAAAGGAGTTTAAGCAGCAGAAGGTGCCAGAATGGACCGACGCCTACGTGGACTACAACGGGCTCAAACGAATATTACACAAAGTTCGACAATTCAGACAACGCCAAAGACCTCCAACACCAATGAGAATTTCCCAGCAGTTATCATTATACAAACCCTTTAGTGGTCTAGATGTAAAATCTAGCCCTGAAGAGACTAAAAACGATGTTGAGGACCAAGTAATAGCCGTTGAAACTGTACAAAATGGCGATTCTAGAGAAGTATACAACACCAACTTTTTGCCATCAACTAATGAAGGAGAAGAGAGCGAGGTAACGTTTTTCGAGAAGCTTGATGAGGAGCTTAACAAGGTTAATACCTTTTATAGGGACAAGGTGGAAGAAGTAATCGAGGAAGCAGCTTCGTTGAATAAGCAAATGAATGCTTTAATCGCATTGCGGATCAAAGTCAAACAACCGGATATCAAAAAATGCCATATTCTGAGAAAGGTCTCGACGGATAGTAGTTCCACCGAATCCTCAAAATCTGATTCTCCTAATAGAGAAGATACATTAG AGAGCAGACATGTGGGTTCGAAAATTGATGTCGAGGGGATCGATGATGCCTATAGAAACGGAGTGAATCCTGATAATAATGAATCGGATCCTTTGGATGTACTTGACCGTGTGAGGATTAATAATACTCTTGAAAGCCCAATGTCAACCATCAGAAGTGTTCTTAACGATTCAAAAGACAAGGATTTGAGATTTAAGAAAGAGGAGCTAAAAGAAGCAGAAGGACAGCTGAAGGTCGCTTTTGTTGAATTCTACCGCAAACTTCATCTTTTGAAGCATTACAG TTACGTAAATCTCCTTGCATTTTCGAAGATATTGAAAAAATATGAAAAG ATTGCATTAAGACGGGCAGCGAGGTCGTATATGAAAACTGTGGATGATTCTTACATTGGTAGCTCCGATGAG GTCACGCTTCTCCTCGATCGAGTGGAGAGTACTTTCAGCAAATACTTTGCAAACTCTAACCGTAGAGAAGGTATGAAAGTTTTGAGGCCAAAACGGAAGAGAGAAAAACACAGGGTAACATTCTTTTCAG GATTCTTTTCTGGTTGCTCAATAGCACTGCTGATTGCTATCATATTACTTATACAAGCAAGGAAAGTAACTACTAGAAAGGAGCATTCCATGTATATAGACAATGTTTTCCCTCTTTACAG TTTGTATGCGTATATAATCCTACATATGCTTATGTATGCTGCAAATATATACTTCTGGAAGCACTGTAGAATCAATTACTCCTTCATATTTGGTTTTAATCAAGGAACTGAATTAAGCTACCAGGATGTATTCCTCTTTAGCACGGGTCTTGCAGTTCTGACACTTGGCACCTTTCTGGTGCACGTACACATGAAAGTGGATTCCGTTAATGCTGTGTATTCCAAATATACAGAGTTAGTTCCATTGGGATTACTCATT GTTTTCGTTGCCATCTTTTTATGTCCGTTCAATATCTTGTACAAATCCAGCCGTTTATTTCTTATGCGAAGTCTGTTTCATTGTATTTGTGCTCCTCTCTACAAG TTGACTAGTCAGGTTCAAGCGATGCGGTGTTTAGAGTTTTACATTTGCTACTATGGGATGAGATGGTATACGAAGGAAGAGAAGTGTCATCATTTGGATCTCTACAATTTCTTCTATATTATTATGGCGGTTATACCATATTGGATTCGGTTTCTTCAG TGTGTTCGGCGACTGTTTGAGGAAAAAGACTGGGTCCACTTGGTCAACGGATCAAGATACTTCTTGACAATTGTAGCAGTAGTAGTTAGAACTGTGTTTGaactgaagatgaagaaaagcTGGAAGGTTTTGGCCCTAGTGAGTTCAGTTGCTGCAATTCTGTTCAACACATATTGGGATATCGCTATAGATTGGGGACTTTTACAAAGAAAATCGAACAACATGTTCCTTCGGAACAAGCTTGCAGTATCGCACAAATATGTGTACTTTGTAGTCATG GTACTGGATATTGTACTAAGACTTGCTTGGCTACAATTGGTGGTGAAATTTAACATACGCGCTCTGAAAGGAACTGTGATATCAGCCTTATTTTCCTCCCTTGAAATATTCCGGCGTGGTGTATGGATGTTTTTTAG GTTGGAGAATGAGCATTTGAACAACGTCGGGAAATATAGAGCATTTAAAAGCGTCCCGCTTCCCTTCAGTTACTATGAAGAGGACGAAAACGAAAAGAAGGATGAATGA
- the LOC110922536 gene encoding phosphate transporter PHO1 homolog 10 isoform X1 yields the protein MKFGKEFKQQKVPEWTDAYVDYNGLKRILHKVRQFRQRQRPPTPMRISQQLSLYKPFSGLDVKSSPEETKNDVEDQVIAVETVQNGDSREVYNTNFLPSTNEGEESEVTFFEKLDEELNKVNTFYRDKVEEVIEEAASLNKQMNALIALRIKVKQPDIKKCHILRKVSTDSSSTESSKSDSPNREDTLESRHVGSKIDVEGIDDAYRNGVNPDNNESDPLDVLDRVRINNTLESPMSTIRSVLNDSKDKDLRFKKEELKEAEGQLKVAFVEFYRKLHLLKHYSYVNLLAFSKILKKYEKIALRRAARSYMKTVDDSYIGSSDEVTLLLDRVESTFSKYFANSNRREGMKVLRPKRKREKHRVTFFSGFFSGCSIALLIAIILLIQARKVTTRKEHSMYIDNVFPLYSLYAYIILHMLMYAANIYFWKHCRINYSFIFGFNQGTELSYQDVFLFSTGLAVLTLGTFLVHVHMKVDSVNAVYSKYTELVPLGLLIVFVAIFLCPFNILYKSSRLFLMRSLFHCICAPLYKVQFADFFLADQLTSQVQAMRCLEFYICYYGMRWYTKEEKCHHLDLYNFFYIIMAVIPYWIRFLQCVRRLFEEKDWVHLVNGSRYFLTIVAVVVRTVFELKMKKSWKVLALVSSVAAILFNTYWDIAIDWGLLQRKSNNMFLRNKLAVSHKYVYFVVMVLDIVLRLAWLQLVVKFNIRALKGTVISALFSSLEIFRRGVWMFFRLENEHLNNVGKYRAFKSVPLPFSYYEEDENEKKDE from the exons ATGAAGTTTGGAAAGGAGTTTAAGCAGCAGAAGGTGCCAGAATGGACCGACGCCTACGTGGACTACAACGGGCTCAAACGAATATTACACAAAGTTCGACAATTCAGACAACGCCAAAGACCTCCAACACCAATGAGAATTTCCCAGCAGTTATCATTATACAAACCCTTTAGTGGTCTAGATGTAAAATCTAGCCCTGAAGAGACTAAAAACGATGTTGAGGACCAAGTAATAGCCGTTGAAACTGTACAAAATGGCGATTCTAGAGAAGTATACAACACCAACTTTTTGCCATCAACTAATGAAGGAGAAGAGAGCGAGGTAACGTTTTTCGAGAAGCTTGATGAGGAGCTTAACAAGGTTAATACCTTTTATAGGGACAAGGTGGAAGAAGTAATCGAGGAAGCAGCTTCGTTGAATAAGCAAATGAATGCTTTAATCGCATTGCGGATCAAAGTCAAACAACCGGATATCAAAAAATGCCATATTCTGAGAAAGGTCTCGACGGATAGTAGTTCCACCGAATCCTCAAAATCTGATTCTCCTAATAGAGAAGATACATTAG AGAGCAGACATGTGGGTTCGAAAATTGATGTCGAGGGGATCGATGATGCCTATAGAAACGGAGTGAATCCTGATAATAATGAATCGGATCCTTTGGATGTACTTGACCGTGTGAGGATTAATAATACTCTTGAAAGCCCAATGTCAACCATCAGAAGTGTTCTTAACGATTCAAAAGACAAGGATTTGAGATTTAAGAAAGAGGAGCTAAAAGAAGCAGAAGGACAGCTGAAGGTCGCTTTTGTTGAATTCTACCGCAAACTTCATCTTTTGAAGCATTACAG TTACGTAAATCTCCTTGCATTTTCGAAGATATTGAAAAAATATGAAAAG ATTGCATTAAGACGGGCAGCGAGGTCGTATATGAAAACTGTGGATGATTCTTACATTGGTAGCTCCGATGAG GTCACGCTTCTCCTCGATCGAGTGGAGAGTACTTTCAGCAAATACTTTGCAAACTCTAACCGTAGAGAAGGTATGAAAGTTTTGAGGCCAAAACGGAAGAGAGAAAAACACAGGGTAACATTCTTTTCAG GATTCTTTTCTGGTTGCTCAATAGCACTGCTGATTGCTATCATATTACTTATACAAGCAAGGAAAGTAACTACTAGAAAGGAGCATTCCATGTATATAGACAATGTTTTCCCTCTTTACAG TTTGTATGCGTATATAATCCTACATATGCTTATGTATGCTGCAAATATATACTTCTGGAAGCACTGTAGAATCAATTACTCCTTCATATTTGGTTTTAATCAAGGAACTGAATTAAGCTACCAGGATGTATTCCTCTTTAGCACGGGTCTTGCAGTTCTGACACTTGGCACCTTTCTGGTGCACGTACACATGAAAGTGGATTCCGTTAATGCTGTGTATTCCAAATATACAGAGTTAGTTCCATTGGGATTACTCATT GTTTTCGTTGCCATCTTTTTATGTCCGTTCAATATCTTGTACAAATCCAGCCGTTTATTTCTTATGCGAAGTCTGTTTCATTGTATTTGTGCTCCTCTCTACAAG GTTCAATTTGCTGATTTTTTCTTGGCGGATCAGTTGACTAGTCAGGTTCAAGCGATGCGGTGTTTAGAGTTTTACATTTGCTACTATGGGATGAGATGGTATACGAAGGAAGAGAAGTGTCATCATTTGGATCTCTACAATTTCTTCTATATTATTATGGCGGTTATACCATATTGGATTCGGTTTCTTCAG TGTGTTCGGCGACTGTTTGAGGAAAAAGACTGGGTCCACTTGGTCAACGGATCAAGATACTTCTTGACAATTGTAGCAGTAGTAGTTAGAACTGTGTTTGaactgaagatgaagaaaagcTGGAAGGTTTTGGCCCTAGTGAGTTCAGTTGCTGCAATTCTGTTCAACACATATTGGGATATCGCTATAGATTGGGGACTTTTACAAAGAAAATCGAACAACATGTTCCTTCGGAACAAGCTTGCAGTATCGCACAAATATGTGTACTTTGTAGTCATG GTACTGGATATTGTACTAAGACTTGCTTGGCTACAATTGGTGGTGAAATTTAACATACGCGCTCTGAAAGGAACTGTGATATCAGCCTTATTTTCCTCCCTTGAAATATTCCGGCGTGGTGTATGGATGTTTTTTAG GTTGGAGAATGAGCATTTGAACAACGTCGGGAAATATAGAGCATTTAAAAGCGTCCCGCTTCCCTTCAGTTACTATGAAGAGGACGAAAACGAAAAGAAGGATGAATGA